The nucleotide sequence agggaaggccAAGAAATAAGAGCAACGCAAACTCTGTGGGTGCGTGCATGACATTCTCTGCGTGGGCATGGCTCGGTGAGCAGGCAAAGCGAAGGACAGGGGAAAGGCGAGTGAAAACAACACGTGTAACATAATAAAACAACAAAAAGTTGGCATGTACGCTGAAGGCAACAGCGACGCTTTGCCTCTCATCCTTCTTTCCTTGCTGTTCTTTTCATCGCGCCTCACTAcacccagcagcagcaatggtTGGAAAGAGGTGATGCGAGAGTGCGCCCCAATACGCGCACcaacagcggtggcgatCCGCTACTTGCGCTTGAAGAACTGCCGGCGGCGGAAGAGGTCCGCATGGTTCAACATTTTGCGACCAATTGGCGAGGCGCAGACATCCTCAAAGGAGCAcgtcgctgcagtgccgAAGAGAAGCCGTAGGTTCATCCTGCAGCACGGGTCTAGTTGGGCCATCCGGCGCTCACTTGTCGCTTTGAGGTGGCACAGCGAGTCCATCTCCTCCAAGGAGATGCGGCCCTCAGCGTTGGGGGCGGAGAGGATGCGAAAAGCCTTTTGGACGCCACGGATCGGCTGCGGATCGGCACACAAGAAGCCAAGCAGTGTGTATGGCTGAAGGATGTGGTTGGTGGCGTCGTGGAACGTGCACCACAAAATGTGCGTGTAGGCCTCCACCAGTGCGTCATCAAGGTAGCGGTCGAAGAAGAACGACATGTCGAAGAACTGCTCCTTGGTGAGCCCGCAAACCCCAAGGTTGGCGCGCGTGTCCAGCAGATCCTGCAGTGAAATATCGCGAATGTCGTtctgcgcggtggcggctgctggcgccgttgccgcagTGGGCGGTCTAACCCAGAAGAGTAGGTGCACAACCACATCACGCCAGTCCGCAAAGCCGGTGCACTGCGGGTCGAAGGTGCTAAACAGCTCCTCTCGGGTTTTGACCATGTGCGCGGCATCCAGACCGACGGCCGCGGCTTCGGCGTAATCGCTGCCCTCCACCAAAAGCAGAAAGTCGAATCGGCTCAGCTGGTAATCAGGCGCAACGCAGCGTAACTGCTGGACGAGCTCGAGCAGtcgcgccgccgtcagccCTGGGTGCAACGTGAGCTGCGGCTCTCTCAGCTGCGCAAGAAGCGGTACATCAGTGAggaagctgcagcgctcctcAAATGTGGAATTGATCTTCATTGGCATTCTCGACGCGCAGACCAGCGCTGCCGAagcgctgccggcgctggGTGAGGCACGCGGCAGCCTCTCCTGGAGCACAGCAAATGTGGTGCAGCCCAGATGCATAGTGgggctcttcttctctgacTCCACACATCCACGCAAAATGTACACGGCCGTGttagcggcggcggcctcctgCTCCATCACTTTCAAAAGGCCTGCTTCCATTCGCGTGCGCATCTTCCTCGCGTGCGCTTCCGCCTCCTTAAGCAACATCCGCCCACAAGAGTGAATCGCCGCCACCcgggaggcggcagcagccctTTCCGCCTCCATAAACCCGTAGCACTTGGCCGTGGCGATGGCCAGGATGACGGCGGGTGCGGCAAGGCTgttgctcgtgctgctgttgccgccactgcctccaccgccggcgcGCTTTGGCGCCTTTCCCTGAGCCTCCACAGCAGCCTTCAGTTTATCCGTGATGGACGAGAAGCCATTCAGCACGCCTTGAACCACCTCCGCGAGCTGATCCTCCGCAATCTTCTCACTCTGCTCCTCCACAGCTTTGTGGCCCTTCTTCGCTACTGCTGCCCGCTTCTCCTTGGCTGGCTTTCCGCccgacgaagacgacggcgaAGCATCCGCTGCAACGCTGGTTGATTGCGTGGGCCGATCGGGGGTGTTCAttgacagcagcggcatgtccacctcgccgtcgtcgaaCCTCAGAGGTTCCCCTGTGACAGCGCcaaggaagaaggagaatATGTGCATCGCAAAGACGTAGCGATCCACCTCAGCCTGTAAGAGGCGGGTAAACCCTTGGCACACAAGTGTCTGCCAGCTCCGCATGAAGCTTGTCGTGCTAGTCAAAGTGTCAAGCAGACCCCTTGCCTCGACATCGCGCAAGGCGATGCACCTGTGCAGTGCTTCATTCAGCGCGTCCAGGGAAAGGTGTAGCTCAGCCTTGCACGCTGGTAGCACTCGCATAGACGCTGGCAGCGAGTCGAAGCTCCGCTGGAAGCGATGCAGGATGGCCTGCTTGTCATCCGGCCGCTCCCAGTATAAACCCATTTGGGACTCTACCCTCGTGTAGTAGCGGAGGAAGAGTAGCACCAGCTGTGTCGTCCTGCGCCAGGTGCCGGCGTAGTCAGCCTCGTAGAGCTCCGTGAAATTTGCCAGCGCCTTGAGGATAACgcttgctgcagcagcgctcagCTTCGTTGCCGATGAGCTAGATGTCTTCACCACGGTAGGCTGCAGGACCGGTGGGATTGGGGCGCCTTTCTCGGTGTAGAGCTCGATGAGCCGCAGCCGTTCCGCCTCACGGGCGACCTTCTGAGACGCCCATGTTGCCTCCAACTCGCTCAGCCGGGCAGCGGAAGCATCGCGCTCGTCGAGAAGCTGCTGGCTAATTCGAAAGTTGGAGATAATTTGATTCACCGCCTCCAGTGCCTCCTGTTGCACCTCGATGGCTGGGCCATCGCCCGCTAGCTCGTAGACACGGGCAAAGATAGACCCCTCTGACTGCTGCGCAAGCCATCGGCGTGTGGCGCTCCATCCCTCGATGTGGTGAAAGACAGCTTCATGCAGCTCCACCGACGACGCATCCGGGCGACCCAGCGGCACCATGTACGGAAGCCGCTCCTGGGGCGGCGGATTGTACGTGAGGTGGTACCTGTCTCCTGTCTCGCAGTCCGTGCGCAGTCCTGCGAAGCGGTGGAAAACCTCCTCCGGGGCACAGCTAATGTGCAGTACCCCGGAGATCACCGTAGGAAGGGAGGCTAGCTCCTGCTCAGCCTGCGCCACAAAGGTGCGCTCCGCTTCCTGGGCGGACTGTGTGTCCTCTACCTCCGGCAGCACTGCAGGAGGAAGGGTGGCAAGGTCGACCTTCTTGAGGGGCCGCGCCTTGGGCTCCTGCTTTGCGGGTGTATCGCATTCCGTAGAAAGATGGTCGGGTAGGCACAAAAGGGAGGGCAAATTctcagccgctgcctccgcgtTGGTCGCACCATCGTCGACGTCAGCAGTCGTTGACAGTCCCCATCGCTGCGCAATCTTGAGATGCGGGTGTACTGGTTGGCTGCTGAGACGCTGCGCCAGTGCCTTGTACGCATCAACGGAGCGGACGTCACCCTCGAGCAGAATGGCGTCATACGACAAACCCTCACGTGCGTTTCGTAACTCCGCCAACTGCAGGCACAGCATCTCCGTCATGAGTTGCACGTCCACGGTGCCACCACCCAAAAGTACTTGGCGCAGGCAGCGCCCGAGAGGGGCCCAGTCACCAgcgccttttccctcttccttcaccGCCTCATCAGAGGCGGCTTGCAGGGCGCGCTGCACCAGTGTCTCATCGGAAATGCACAGGAAGCGATATTTTGACTTCAAAAAGCTGGCCAAGATACTCTTGCCGCTGTACTTGGGGCCATCTAGTACTAAGATGGGCACCGaacacagccgcagcacctgcgccagcggtggAGTGGTTCGGTGCTGCCTGTAGCAGAACTCTAACAGGGCGAGAAATGCTGGGCTAGACTGGGCGTACGGGCTGCCGTGGAAGATTTGATCAAACGCCTCTCGCACGactgcggcagtggtgtcGTCGACGCTGgtccgccgccacagcgtcGCATTTACCAAAAATGCCGTCAGCAGCTTTGCGCCTGCGCTGTCGACGTGGCTCGCCTCTATTTCACTCAAGCACTCCGCAGTGCGTTTCATCACGTCTTCCAATGTTGTGCTCACCGCTGCGTTGCGGTCGCCGAGCAGCTGAGCGGTGTACCGCGAATTCAAGTCCTCCCACCGTGACTGATCGCTCGCCTccacgctgcgctgcgcctccacctctcgcTGATGAATACTCTCAAGAAAGGCCGCGTCGCGCAATACTTTGTGCTTCTTAGCAGACTCGATATCGAGCTGGCGGGTGATGGTCCTCTCGCAGACCTTCGACCAGCATGCTGCAGTGTTTCGAAGCGTGAGCATCAAGCTCTCCTCTGCTATGGAACGGCGGGTGAGGTGAAAGCGAGCATCACTCAGAAAGCAATCTCTGAATTGTGCGATGCGCGTCTTGAGGAGGTCATCTTGGTACTCGTTGCGCAGCTGGCGACAGCGCTCACGACTGTCACGCTCCTCCTTGCGTGCCCGTGCAACAGAGGTTCGGTAGTCGTCTTTGATGTCCATGTGTCGAGTGCGATCCACCTGGTAAGTACGTGCGCGTATGCAGGCGTGCGTGGGGCTTCGAACAGAGAAAGGTGCACAGAGATACACGAACGCAGGGTCGTTTGGCGGTCGGAAAGGAAGGGGCGGAGTTAGATGATATGGCACACGGAAAGAGCGattgaagagagaaaggggtgcATGTATGGAGGAAGAATGAAAAGCGAGACTACGAACAAGGTGAGAGCGTCCACAACGGGGCCACACGCTTGTTGAGCCATTCACCCTAttggtgtgcgcgcgcgtgttcgGGTCGTGCGTAGCCAGCGAAACAGAGACGGCCTCTACTTGGCTTCgtcctttttccttcttgcgCTCTCGTCTCTCCGTACACCTACACAgatgtgcacacacacgtcagTCTAGAGACAGTACGCACGTTAACAAATGTACAGTAAAAACGCATACTTATCCGCCCGCATGCATGCAAAGCCGTCACGCTGTGTGTGACCTTCACGCACACTCTCGACTGCTCCCCTCTCGCATTCTtctgagagagggggggggtaggggagaaagagaggcagcaaaTCAGTAGCGGGACGCCAACAATCTGCGTCATAAtctgaagaagaagcggccCCCTGCCCGGGCAGCTAGCTCAGAGGTTGCGGCTCCACGGCTGGGCACCCTTGGGGGCAGGCTTCGTAATGTTGATGCGTCGCATCGCTAGATTGTATTCATTGTACGTCTTAAAGAAATTGAGAATAGGGTGGCGCACCTGCCGCCACTGAAGACGACCCTGTCTCCACAGCCGCCAGTCCACCGTCAAACGTTTGCATGACGGGTGGAACAGGTACGCGAAGAGCACTGGCGTGACGTAGCGGCAGGTGTCCGAGATGAAGGCCCAGGCCCAGTTCTCACCGGTGAAGATGGCTTCCGGCTTCATGATTTTCTGCTCTACTACAAAGTAGGCCGTGCCCTTGTGGTGTGGGTCATCCACGAACTGATTACGTGTCGaacccaccacctccagggCGTGCTGAATTTCCTGAACGTCATCGATTTGCGACTCCAAAATACGTCTCACTCGCGCGTTGTACACGCGCTTCTGCACACCGTACATGACGCGCTCAGAgtagcgctgccgcttgtAGTATTTAGGAAAGACCATTGTCCGAGTGCAGCGGTAAAACCCATAGAGATGAACCAGCGCAATGGGGTAGCTGGCGTAGGGGAGCAGCATGGAGTACACGAAAGCGCGGATGGGTGGTATCACCATGCCGAAGTCAATATAGCCAAGGCGATCgcgggtgcggctgcacgtGTGAAGCGGCTCCTCCCAGAGGTCGGTCAGGAGGAGCCCTTGAAGCGTCCAAGTGGTATTCGCAGATGCCTGTCGCGTCCACGCCGGGCCACCCGTTCGCTCCGGGAAGTGTGCGGCCAACGACTGTGAGGGAGAAATCAAGGGATTGGACGACATGACTGCGGTACcactccgtctctctccgtctctctctgtgtgtatgtgtgtgtgtgctggggGAGTTTTCGGTGCGAGTATGGGTCGATGCACGCGAAAAGCAAACCcacgaagaaaagagccgGATTCTGAGTAAATGAGCACCAAAAAGAAGACACAAACGCTGCTGTCTGCGGAGAAAAACGATTCCCTTTGTTTGTCAGCTAGTCGACATCATCACACCATACGTGACGTGAGAGACCGCTTCTTCAGCCCAGACCCACCATCCTGCATCCGCGATAGAAACGCGTGAAGAGAGGTGTAgccagagggagggaggggggagactCGGGGTCGCAAGGTAGTCACATCCATGAGACACGTGGGCGTCGGCGAGCGGAGTAAAACAGCTGACGGGGATAGCTGTTGCCGCTCATCTTGCACTGCCTTGGTTCCTCTCTGCACATCACCAGCAGTTCCATCATATGTTTCAGGTAGCTCACCGGAGTGTAAGACACAGATGCACGTACCCACACAAACGCTAGCTCGCCTACAGAAGTCACTGCATTTGCCAACGTCCATGTACGCCAGGAGAACAGCTGTTTGGAGTATAAAGCACAGTGCCGAAAGACACACTTGAGTAGCGTTGTCCCTCGCAAACCCGTCCATTCTCCgcgatgcagcaccacctcaaACGCCACTCTAGCCCCAGGGCCTATCAGCAGGCACATCGCGCAGAGCCAAGCGGCCGCCAGACACGCGCGGTACAGCAGTGTCGCCTCGGTGACCTGAGCaccgtctctccctcatgccccgcccaccccccgctccgcaggccgcctcactCCCGCTCCCATTTGCGCCGGCCACCACCTGCCCCAGCCCcccgggggggggcacgCAGAGTCCCCACACCGCTAGTCAGCCGGGGCCGGGGACGAGATGCCGCCCAGCAGCGGGGACACTTTTGCCCATCATATGGATggcacacacgtgctcgcTGTCGTAGGCCGCTCcggcgcaacgccatccacgacccgaccgccggcatcagcagcggtaAAGCGCTCCAACCCTCCCCATGCCGCAGGCACCCGACCCTGTCAACGTCGGAAGTGCttcggcactggcagcgatgatgggggctgcttggcgtcctcacacagagtggggggaggagggctggGCCCTGGgtaccacgcactgaggtgctCCCAGCTAGCAGAGTGAATTTGTGCAAGATGTGACAAACAGGAGAGCAGACaggcaagaaaaaaatgCGCAACAGTGCGCAGCGAGAAGGGTTtcgcaaagaagagagcggcgaTGTGAGACACAACATGTAAGGTTAAGAGTAGCGGCATGCATATGAAGGATGACAGGAGCAAAGAATGAAGGATGCCCTACAAGTACTCTACAGGGAGAGACAAATGGCgggggaagaaggaaggaggTACAAGAGAcactcccttccccctctctttccccaaAAGACAGAGGCAAACCATGCCGAGGGAAAGGCGTGGTGAAAGCCAAGAGAGATGGCGTCACTTCGACGAGCACGTAGGTCACCAACTCACAAGCACGCATCTCTGCACAGTGTTCGACACGAATGCTCTGCTCcgcttttccccttttcaaCGGTGGTTTCGGCACTGATAATGCCAACAACCACACTGTGGTATCTGGGCGTAGTACCGACTCTGTGCGGAAACCCAAGCAGCCCTCCCCACCCTTTCCCTCAGGTGCGACTGTGGACTCTCCGTGTCGGCGGAGAGGTcgaaggcggcgctgtgccaACCAGGCTTGCGGTCATGGTCATGTTTGTCCCTGCTCATTAAGAATCTCGGCAGCAACAAAACAGATGTGTTCCTTAGCAAATATTTGATGCTTGAAACGGGCCCCAAGATCCAATAGTGTGCAGGCGCTGGCAGTCACTGCTGGCATGGTGAACCAGATTCATACAAGTAACCCAGAGGTCAACAGAACACCCATTGATGGACGAAAAAAGTGCAAAGTGCCCCACTCCGATCAGCCTCACAGCGCCTGGGCGCGAAGCGTGCGGCGCCACTTCCCTCCAGCCGGGTGTGCTGATGAGGTACAGATGTTGGAAGCATGACGAGACCACTCCAAAAAGGACCAACGAGTCCTCTAGACTCCCATGTGAATAGTCACCGCACCATCCCATGGAATGCAGAGGCTTGAAGTGACTCGGGGTGAGAGATGGCATCCAGGCAAAGAGCAGGGCCTCAGACGGTTCTGGCTTGCAGTTGATCGACTTCCTGCTTAAGCTCATCCGGcacgcacctgcaccaccCCTTGTTACCTGCACAACAGATGGCACCGCTTTCCTTCTCGAACAAGGCTCTCAACGCCGCCCGTTGGGATCAAGGCGCCCCATCTACCCAACTCCGCCTGGCGCCtatcgcgcagcacgtatccaaagagggggcggggaaagaaaaagagaaccCGTTAGACGCATGGCCCCCCATTCAACAGCAGGACGGCACGTGCTAGACAACAAGGATTTAGCCGTGGTGCCGCAAAGATAGGTGCGTTGGGGTTATGGACGTATACTTGCTGACTTCTCCGTGTTGAATCGACACGATGAAAAGGAAACAAACTGCCTTCTCAGTCGTGCCATGTCGCGCCAATGCTCTTCGCCATGAAGGCGTACATGTCAGAAGTCTCCTCGATGGTCTTGCTGATGGGCTTGCCAAAGCCGTGACCTGCAGCCACCTCCACACGCGCCAGGAAGGGACCACCCAACTCCGGGTTcgtgtgctgcagcgtggcaACGTACTTCAGCGaatgcagcggcaccacacgATCATCGTGGTCGCTGGTCACCACGAGGATCGCCGGGTACTTGACGCCGGTGCGCACATTGTGGATGGGGCTAAACTTCTCCAACACTTTAAAGTCCTCCACCTTGTCTGGGTTGCCGTACTCTGGGATCCAAGCATGACCGATGGTGAATTTGTGAAACTTGAGCATGTCCAGGACGCCGACTTGGCACACGACGCACGAGAACGCCTCAGGGGCCTGGTTAGCGcaggcagcgacgaggaggccaCCATTGGAGGCGCCCATGATGGCCGTCGTGGCAGGGGAACCGATGCCATTGTCGTGGAGGTGTTTCGCGGCGCTGATGAAATCGGTGAAACAGTTTTGCTTCTTCGTGAGGCGCCCGGAGTCGTGCCACGACTGGCCGtactcgccgccgccgcgtatGTTCGGAATTGCGAGAACACCGCCGAGATTCTGCAGAAAGACGATGTATGACGCCTTAAAACTAGGGGTCAGCGAAATGCCGAAGCCACCGTAGCCGTACAACATCACTGGTGAGCTGGCAGACAGGGACCCCTTCCTGTACACAATAAACATCGGAATCTTTGTGCCATCCACGGATTCGTAAAAGCGCTGCTCAGTGGCGTAGTCGTCGACGTTGAGGTCGTCCACCGTGTCGTCTCTGTAGACAGTCAGTGAGCCCTGCGGGTCGTTGATGTCCATCACATAGGAGCGACCGGGCAACATGAACGAGGAGATTTTGAAAGAGACGAAGTCCTTCTTGTAGCTGGCAAATAAGGAGGTGACAGTGCCAACCGGCAGGTCTATCTTCGTCAACTCCGCTACCTCGTGCAGCTTTCGGTAGTACAATACATCCTTGACGTCCTCAAGGTAGACCATGAGCAGCGTGTCCTTCACAAGCGCAGCCATGCTCAGCAccgactgctgctgaggaaCGAGATCGACTTCCTCAGCAGTATCAAACTCAAGGGAGATAATTTTTTTACGTGGGGCTTCCTTCGTGCTCGTCATGTAAAACGTCTTGCCCTCGTTG is from Leishmania panamensis strain MHOM/PA/94/PSC-1 chromosome 35 sequence and encodes:
- a CDS encoding hypothetical protein (TriTrypDB/GeneDB-style sysID: LpmP.35.6920) — encoded protein: MSSNPLISPSQSLAAHFPERTGGPAWTRQASANTTWTLQGLLLTDLWEEPLHTCSRTRDRLGYIDFGMVIPPIRAFVYSMLLPYASYPIALVHLYGFYRCTRTMVFPKYYKRQRYSERVMYGVQKRVYNARVRRILESQIDDVQEIQHALEVVGSTRNQFVDDPHHKGTAYFVVEQKIMKPEAIFTGENWAWAFISDTCRYVTPVLFAYLFHPSCKRLTVDWRLWRQGRLQWRQVRHPILNFFKTYNEYNLAMRRINITKPAPKGAQPWSRNL
- a CDS encoding hypothetical protein (TriTrypDB/GeneDB-style sysID: LpmP.35.6910): MDIKDDYRTSVARARKEERDSRERCRQLRNEYQDDLLKTRIAQFRDCFLSDARFHLTRRSIAEESLMLTLRNTAACWSKVCERTITRQLDIESAKKHKVLRDAAFLESIHQREVEAQRSVEASDQSRWEDLNSRYTAQLLGDRNAAVSTTLEDVMKRTAECLSEIEASHVDSAGAKLLTAFLVNATLWRRTSVDDTTAAVVREAFDQIFHGSPYAQSSPAFLALLEFCYRQHRTTPPLAQVLRLCSVPILVLDGPKYSGKSILASFLKSKYRFLCISDETLVQRALQAASDEAVKEEGKGAGDWAPLGRCLRQVLLGGGTVDVQLMTEMLCLQLAELRNAREGLSYDAILLEGDVRSVDAYKALAQRLSSQPVHPHLKIAQRWGLSTTADVDDGATNAEAAAENLPSLLCLPDHLSTECDTPAKQEPKARPLKKVDLATLPPAVLPEVEDTQSAQEAERTFVAQAEQELASLPTVISGVLHISCAPEEVFHRFAGLRTDCETGDRYHLTYNPPPQERLPYMVPLGRPDASSVELHEAVFHHIEGWSATRRWLAQQSEGSIFARVYELAGDGPAIEVQQEALEAVNQIISNFRISQQLLDERDASAARLSELEATWASQKVAREAERLRLIELYTEKGAPIPPVLQPTVVKTSSSSATKLSAAAASVILKALANFTELYEADYAGTWRRTTQLVLLFLRYYTRVESQMGLYWERPDDKQAILHRFQRSFDSLPASMRVLPACKAELHLSLDALNEALHRCIALRDVEARGLLDTLTSTTSFMRSWQTLVCQGFTRLLQAEVDRYVFAMHIFSFFLGAVTGEPLRFDDGEVDMPLLSMNTPDRPTQSTSVAADASPSSSSGGKPAKEKRAAVAKKGHKAVEEQSEKIAEDQLAEVVQGVLNGFSSITDKLKAAVEAQGKAPKRAGGGGSGGNSSTSNSLAAPAVILAIATAKCYGFMEAERAAAASRVAAIHSCGRMLLKEAEAHARKMRTRMEAGLLKVMEQEAAAANTAVYILRGCVESEKKSPTMHLGCTTFAVLQERLPRASPSAGSASAALVCASRMPMKINSTFEERCSFLTDVPLLAQLREPQLTLHPGLTAARLLELVQQLRCVAPDYQLSRFDFLLLVEGSDYAEAAAVGLDAAHMVKTREELFSTFDPQCTGFADWRDVVVHLLFWVRPPTAATAPAAATAQNDIRDISLQDLLDTRANLGVCGLTKEQFFDMSFFFDRYLDDALVEAYTHILWCTFHDATNHILQPYTLLGFLCADPQPIRGVQKAFRILSAPNAEGRISLEEMDSLCHLKATSERRMAQLDPCCRMNLRLLFGTAATCSFEDVCASPIGRKMLNHADLFRRRQFFKRK
- a CDS encoding prolyl oligopeptidase, putative (TriTrypDB/GeneDB-style sysID: LpmP.35.6930), which produces MKSFYPTARRAAVTYQLHGCTIHEPYNYLEEPSNAETKEFVRQQNDAFETYMRSSHETRTKIAERVTAMLNYARTSNPSLHASKYYYHYNTGLQNQSVIMQATSLRDDKPSVFLDPNTLSADGTTALKAHAWSENEEMFAYSLSDKGSDWQYIHVLNAKTRERLPDKLNWSKFSGISWWRNEGFFYQRYPELSEEVDKGAETDLAQNQYVCFHKVGTAQSEDVVILQVPEHPQWILASKVTDDQEYLVISAMDGCEPYNLIWIAKLPASYGDLQRPLAFNKVVNTFVGEYRYLGNEGKTFYMTSTKEAPRKKIISLEFDTAEEVDLVPQQQSVLSMAALVKDTLLMVYLEDVKDVLYYRKLHEVAELTKIDLPVGTVTSLFASYKKDFVSFKISSFMLPGRSYVMDINDPQGSLTVYRDDTVDDLNVDDYATEQRFYESVDGTKIPMFIVYRKGSLSASSPVMLYGYGGFGISLTPSFKASYIVFLQNLGGVLAIPNIRGGGEYGQSWHDSGRLTKKQNCFTDFISAAKHLHDNGIGSPATTAIMGASNGGLLVAACANQAPEAFSCVVCQVGVLDMLKFHKFTIGHAWIPEYGNPDKVEDFKVLEKFSPIHNVRTGVKYPAILVVTSDHDDRVVPLHSLKYVATLQHTNPELGGPFLARVEVAAGHGFGKPISKTIEETSDMYAFMAKSIGATWHD